In the genome of Heteronotia binoei isolate CCM8104 ecotype False Entrance Well unplaced genomic scaffold, APGP_CSIRO_Hbin_v1 ptg001539l, whole genome shotgun sequence, the window acaatacaagaactcgtgggcattcgatgaaattgctgagcagacaggttaaaacggataaaaggaagtacttcttcacccaaagggtgattaacatgtggaattcactgccacaggaggtggtggcgtccacaagcatagccaccttcaagaaggggttagataaaaatatggagcagaggtccatcagtggctattagccacagtgtgtgtgtgtgtgtgtgtgtatatatatatatatatatatatatatatttggccgctgtgtgacacagaatgttggactggatgggccattggcctgatctaacatggcttctcttatgttcttatgttctcaccttgagattgacaaccctaagccCAGTGTTGCTGTGGTCTGTGGAAGTGTGAGATCTCTCCTTCCTGCAAAAAGTCTACCAGTGAACAGTGTTTCCTCTAGgcttagttagtgtgagctagctcacaattttttaggctttggctcacacatttttgtctcagctcaggaaaaatcatcctagagcaagctaattgatgcaggagctcaccactttaatgccaggagctcatgaagcagaatttttgctcagaagtccccacagcttagagggaaccttgcaaCTGAACAGAGGCACTGAGCAAGCTCTTGACCCAAAGTTGGCCTGTGGGTGGAGCCAATTGTttgcccctccctttcccaccccaCATTCCTTGGTTGGAAACATGATCTGCCCAGAGCTCCTGGGGATGACTTTTAACTGCATTTTGGACAATTCGCGGGATGAGAAGGAAAGCCATGCATGTCTATCACAACACAATTCAAGCAGAGCTGAGCAATGCCTGTGTTAGGAACAACCCATGTTCACTACATGGTGTGTGAGCTTTTTAAGCAGCACATCCAGCCTCTTCTTCAGGCTGGATGCTTGCAAAAATGACAAGAGACCTGTTTCTGGAAGAACAGGAGATAAGATAAGGagataaggggagggacggtggctcagtgatagagcatctgcttgggaagcagaaggtcccaggttcaatccctggcatctccaaaaaagggtccaggcaaataggtgtgaaaaacctcagcttgagaccctggagagccatgaatggggctgtggctcagtggtagagcatctgcttgggaagcagaaggtcccaggttcaatccccgtcatctccagctaaaaagagtccaggcaagtagacatgaaaaacctcagctggagaccctggagagccatgaatggggctgtggctcagtggtagagcatctgcttgggaagcaaaaggtcccaggttcaatccccggcatctccaaaaaagggtccaggcaaataggtgtgaaaaacctcagcttgagaccctggagagccatgaatgtgactgtggctcagtggtagagcatctgcttggtaagcagaaggtcccaggttcaatccccgtcatctccagctaaaaagagtccaggcaagtagacatgaaaaacctcagctggagaccctggagagccatgaatggggctgtggctcagtggtagagcatctgcttggtaagcagaaggtcccaggttcaatccccagcatctccaaaaaagggtccaggcaaataggtgtgaaaaatctcagcttgagaccctggagagccatgaatggggctgtggctcagtggtagagcatctgcttgggaagcagaaggtcccaggttcaatccctggcatctccaaaaagggtccaggcaaataggtgtgaaaaacctcagctggagaccctggagagctgctgccagtctgagaagacaagactgactttgatggaccaagggtctgattcggtataaggcagcttcatatgttcatgttcaagcaACAGCGGATTATGCAGAATGTACACataggcaagctgaaacagagaagTGGGTGGAAAGATACTGGCTGGATGTGAGGATTTCATTTTTTACGGAGTACATCAGCAGCAGAATCAGCTCTTGAGGGAGGTGGAGGTCTCCCCCTCACAGGCAGTCTTGaagcaaacacttgtcagggactCTCTAGGCTGCAAtgagcaggggggtggactagatggtctcTGTGGTGCCTTCCAACTTTGTGACTCTGTGATCTTGTGGTTCTAAGAAATGAGGCATACCCTTTGGAAGCCCCCAGGCCACCGTTCTGGACCTGAAATCCCTCACCAGTTCCACACTGCTCTTTCCAGGTCTTCTGCTCTCTAGAGCTTCTCTTTGGCTTACCGCCAGCTCACAGCTAGAAAGACGCAGTCCGTGGGGATTCATCAATTACTTACGCAGTGCCGGCCTCCAGGGGCTCTCCTGCTGCAACAAAATTGTCTCTCTTGGGAGCTGCACTGCTGGCACAGGCCTCTTTTGTGCCACTGCAGCCCCAGCCACTTAGCGAGGCTGCCGGAAGGAGCTCCAGGCGAGCGCCAGAATTATCAGCTGGAGGACTAGAAGGGAGAAGACTCAGCTCACTTGCCTTCACTCTGGTAAGAGCATGACACTTGGAGTGTAGCTGCCCAGGCTTCTTAGCTTTGGATGTTATGAATCGCTACGGagtttcttccttcttctcccccaGCTCTTCAGGCCAGCACATGGTTGATGGCCTTCTCCTCCAAACCTCAGCTAAGAGTTCTggctgctctgatggactcagcaccaAAGAGACCCTTCCCCCTGGCTCCCCTCAGTTTaaccacctctctttcccccacccgcTGACCAGTCAGACCACGTCAGAGAAGATGTTCCTGAACTCTCCAGAATTTCCTTCTTGAAGCCTCTCTAATATTtaacacctccaaatctctgttctcaGCTTGAGGAAAGGGGGACTTGGTTGTCCCATTgtctagaccaggagtggccaagcttgcttaacgtaagagccacatagaatgtatTAAGTTCCCATGTTTCTTTCACCCTCTAGATGCATTTTTCACCCTCTAGAtgcatttaggggagggacggtggctcagtggtagagcatctgcttgggaagcagaaggtcccaggttcaatccctggcatctccaaaaaagggtccaggcaaataggtgtgaaaaacctcagctggagaccctggagagccatgaatggagctgtggctcagtggcagagcatctgcttggtaagcagaaggtcccaggttcaatccccggcatctccagctaaaaagggtccaggcaagtaggtgtgaagaacctcagctggagaccttgtagagccatgaatggggctgtggctcagtggtagagcatctgcttgggaagcagaaggtcccaggttcaatccctggcatctccaaaaaagggtccaggcaaataggtgtgaagaacctcagcttgagaccctggagagccgctgccagtctgagaagacaatactgactttgatggaccaagagtctgattcagtataaggcagcttcatatgttcatatgttcattctttTTGGTTTTGCAATACTGATATTACACTATTCTAAATCTCATTAAAATGTTTCATTTGGAAACACAGAAACAGCAATAATCACCTCTCTTCTAGACCACAAAAGACAACAAGGATGCGCATCCAATGAACTATGCATGGATACCTAAAATGGCTTAGCACAGTTTGGAGTTGCACAAGaggaagctcatccagggacagGAAATGAGTTAGACTGAGATGGTAAACTGCCAAAgggttagaacaaagcaggagtcaagtggcacctttaagaccaacaaagttttattcagaatggaagttttcgtgtgctagaagcacacttcgtcagatgaTAGGATGGAATGGCCAGCAGTCCTCAATATAGAGAAACTGGCCAGTGAGTCAGTATgaagagtcatggaaatgttttttagcagactAAAAGTTGAGGTCTGGTGATTGCCAGTTCCATGATGGTCAGGTTCTGCTGCGTCCTGTTTTACTTCTGTTTTATAGTTATATTTTCCTGCTGATTTTGTTCTGGTTTTCAGTGTTATTGTGATACACTTTTTACATTGTATTTGCAAGTGAACTCCTGGATGGTCTTTGAGACTACAGGATAAGGGGAAAGAACAAGATGAGATTCTGATTTttacccccacccttcactcaacaTCTCAGAggggctcctttcccttcccctccccagaatagACACCCTGGGGGAGAGGTAGGGCtgaaagagaacataagaacttaagagaagcaatgttagatcaggacaatggtccatccagtccaacactctgtgtcacaaagtggccaatacacacacacacacacactgtggctaatagccactgatggacctctgctccatatttttatctaaccccctcttgaaggtggctatgcttgtggctgccaccacctcctgtggcagtgaattccacatgttaatcaccctttgggtgaagaaggacttccttttatccgttttaacctgtctgctcagcaatttcatcgaatgcccacgagttcttgtgttgtgagaaagggagaaaaggacttctttctctactttctccatcccatgcattatcttgtaaacctctatcatgtcaccccgcagtcgacgtttctccaagctaaagagccccaagcgtttcaacctttcttcatagggaaagtgttccagccctttaatcattctagttgcccttttctggtctttctccaatgctataatatcctttttgaggtgcggcgaccagaactgcacacagtactccaaatgagaccgcaccatcgatttatacaggggcatcatgatactggctgatttgttttcaattcccttcctaataattcccagcagagctctgggagaattgctcttgagaggaacagctctgagagagctctggctgacccaaggccataccagcaggcgcaagtggaagagcggggaatcaaacctggttctcccagactagagtctgcacacttaaccactctaccaaactggctgtcacttTTTTATCACGTTTTTATCATATAAAATCACATATTCAACCATTCTTCAcacaagaaaaaaggaaaaggaaaggtcccctgtgcaagcacggcagactttttatggggtggtttgccattgccttccccagtcatctatgcttcccccccagcaagctggggactcatttgactgacctcggaaggatggaaggctgagtcaacctcaagccggctacctgaaaaaccagcttccgctggggattgaactcaggtcgtgagcagagcttaggactgcagtactgcagctttaacactctgcgccatggggctcttagttaCACAAAAGAGAGAGGCTAAATCATTTGCCAGTGTGTAACACATCATTTTAGCAAGTCATTATTCTTAACCATACCTGAAGTAATACAGCAGTGGCCAAACATTAGCAGAGTGTGGCAAGGGACCCAAAAGCAAGGCATAAAGAAAgaagtgggagaaaaaaaaatcaatttagcCCAAAGGAAGCGTGAAAGGTTTCTAAGCCCTcaagcccccctgcctctttCAGCAAGGCTAGTGACCCTCGGCTTCTCCCTACAGCCCCCTTCCCCATCCTGGAGAGCATTCCTGCCTTTGACCATTACAGACCTGGCAGAGAGGCAAATGGGCAGATCCAGCCATCTGAGGCAATTTTTGGAGGACAGGGCTGAGATGCAGGAAGGTGACTTTAGGCGTGCAAAGATTGTGGCTGGGTGCACACGAGGATCTCACTGTTCCTATTCTCAAGAGCAACTGACAGCAGCCACACAGCAGGCAGCCTCTGAAAGGCTGTGTGGTGTAGGGGTtagagtcagactaggatctgggagacccaggttcgaatccccactctgccacaaaagcctgctgggtgaccttgggccagtcatagaccctcagcttcacctacctcacagggttgttgtgagaatacagTGATGAATGTGAGAatattgtaagttgctttggagcCTCACGAAGGAAAAAAGTGGGTATCAAAGAAATGAATaagcaataaaataaatagaccCTCCTTAATTTCAGGGCTGGCTTTGTGGGGCAGAATGCAGGTCTCCTGATGCTTTCCTCTGTGCACAAAGCATTTTGGCAGCCTGTGTACTTGGGCCAaagtctacatcaggggtggctgGCTAAACTACAGCTGGGGAGccccgtgtggctctttcacacatactgtgtggctctcaaagcccccactgccccatcggccagcttggagaatcatttctgcaagccaagccagtcaacagtttggagaatgcatttaaagttaaagttgctttctttccatctctccctccctccccctccctccttccttcctgtcttgcggctctcaaacatctaacatttattccatatggctcttaagttaagcaagtttggccccttccttcttctcaaacatctaacatttattccatatggctcttaagttaagcaagtttggccccttccttccttcctctcaaacatctaacatttattccatatggctcttaagttaagcaagtttggcccctcCCTGGTCGACATCATGTTGACCAATACATGATTTGCTGCTGCGGGGTTATTTACTGCATTGCAGTGAAAATGCCATTGTTTTTCTGTCTGGAGGTTTGTGTCTCCCACCTACTAGATCCCAGATGATGCCACCGCTTAGCAACGGCAGTGGCCCAGTCTTCCGGCTGGTGGGGTTTCCTGGGCTGGAGAGGTATCACCGCTGGATCTCCATTCCTTTCTGTTCCATCTACCTCATCGCCGTGCTGGGGAACGGCACCATCCTCGTTGTCATCAAGACCAACCGAAGCCTTCATGAGCCCATGTACATCTTCCTTTCCATGTTGGCCGTCACCGACTTGGGCTTGTCTCTCTCCACGTTGCCAACGGTGCTGGGTCTCTTCTGGTTCAACATCAGGGAGATTGACTTCAGTACCTGCGCCGTGCAGCTCTTCTTCATCCACACCTTCTCCTTCATGGAGTCCTCGGTGCTCTTGGCCATGGCTTTTGACCGCTACGTTGCCATCTGCAGCCCCCTACAGTATACTAGCATCCTGACCAATTCGGTGCTGGTCAAGATTGGCTTGGCCGTTGCTGCAAGAAGTACAGTCATTGTGTTCCCAACACCGTGGCTGCTCAGGAGATACAGCTACTGCAAGAGCAACCTGCTTTCCCATGCATTCTGCTTGCACCAAGACGTGCTGAAGCTCTCGTGCTCCGATTCCAGAGTGAACAGCATCTACGGCTTGTGCGTTGTCCTCTCCACCCTGGTGGTTGACTCTTTGCTCATTCTGCTCTCCTACGTGAAGATCATCCGGACCGTCACAGCCATCGCCTCCAGGGAAGAACGCTTCAAGGCCTTCAACACGTGTGTCTCCCATGTCTGCGTCGTCTTGATTTTCTTCATTCCTG includes:
- the LOC132565750 gene encoding olfactory receptor 51L1-like, with the translated sequence MMPPLSNGSGPVFRLVGFPGLERYHRWISIPFCSIYLIAVLGNGTILVVIKTNRSLHEPMYIFLSMLAVTDLGLSLSTLPTVLGLFWFNIREIDFSTCAVQLFFIHTFSFMESSVLLAMAFDRYVAICSPLQYTSILTNSVLVKIGLAVAARSTVIVFPTPWLLRRYSYCKSNLLSHAFCLHQDVLKLSCSDSRVNSIYGLCVVLSTLVVDSLLILLSYVKIIRTVTAIASREERFKAFNTCVSHVCVVLIFFIPVIGVSMVHRFARHSSPIVHILMADVYLLVPPVLNPIVYSVKTQPIRKGVLGAFGKRRTTRFQ